The genomic segment AAGTCGAAACAACTCGCGTCGCAAGTGTTAATTAACGCAATCAAGAGCGATTGTTCAGTCGAATTAATAATACCGGCGGCGGGCAACTGGTGGACGAGCGCTATTAATTGACCGCGCGAAACGTTACCAACTTCACAGCCATCGGCCATTTGCAGATAGCGAAGACGTTGTTCATTCATTTTTCGCGCACGGTATCCTTTTGCTTTTATCATCATTTTTTCCTTCAAAAAAAGACAACAAAAATCCGTTCGCAAAAATGCGTTTTCAGTTGACAACAATTTCGGGATTTGCAATAAAGGATATGAGCTAAATATCTATTTTTTTGCAAAACCCGTCGGCATAAGTTCGAACGGGTTTTTGTTTATCTACATGTGTTTAAGACCTCGGCTTGATCATTAATAATATGATTCACTAGACCATATTATATTTTTTGTCATTTTTAAAATAAAAAATCGAAAGAAATGTAAACGACGTTACGATATTTATGATTCGCGCATTAAAAAGGCCGTTAATTCCGCGCCTTAAAAGAAAAAATAGATTGCAACCGTCGCCGAAAATATTCGGCATCCGCCATTAAATCATCATTGTGATCGTTTTTTATCGGCGCGATCGCGTGAATGATTAAATCCTTTTCAAGGCGCGATGTAAGCGCGTTTAACGCTCCGGTACCTGCATGATCATTGTCAAATGCAACCCATAATCGCCGCACGGTAGGGGGCGGGGTAAAGATAGCAAGATTTCCGGCCGTAAGACAAGCGGCTGCGTTCATAACCGGAATAGCGTCCAAGACAGACATGATCGTCTCAACACCTTCACCAACAATGAGATCAGAAAAATCCGCCGCCGCTGACGGTGAGAAAAAACGTACCGCGCCGCCGCGCAAACTACCAGCAACGCGTTTGTTTGTGTCAAATGCAGCTTTTTGATCGCCACGCAGGGATAGAAACGTTTTTGCAACGCCAATAATTTTAGCTTCCACGTCCGTGATCGGCGCAAGCAATGCCGGTAATTTGCGAAGGTGCCCGGCGATGCGCACGAATGTGCGTGGACTATAGCGCAAAGGGTTGGGTACGAGATCAATACTGCGGCGGGCGAGGTAGAGGCGGGCAGGGCTGTTATTGACAGATCGAGCGTTAATCCACAGGCGTTTCCAACCGTCGCTAGACGAAGGGGTGGTGCTGGCAGAGAAGGTACTGGCGTAGAAGGTGCCGGCATATAATGTCCGAGACAGTTAAAAAGATCACAAAGTCGTCGCGAACCGCACCGATCGGCCAAAATATCTATTAAATTACCATGTTCACCAGTGGCATAATCAAACCATTTGCCAGTTTTTACTCCGGTCAGATGAACGGCCATTGAGGAACCGGCAATGCCGGTTTTGTCACCACACAGCCAATAATTACCCTCGCGCCGTCCACCCTGTAAAAATCGCTCGCAAAACACGAGCGGATTATTATTAACCGTGTGTAACAAATATTGTAAGTCGTATCGCATTTTTTATACTTTTCAGTTGAAATTTTATTGACTTTTTCAGAAGGATATGACGCAAAATATGATTTTTCAACATGGGAAGTACCGTAATGAGACAGTGCCGGATAAATAATTACCTTGATCGCAATGAT from the Bartonella apihabitans genome contains:
- a CDS encoding toprim domain-containing protein, producing MRYSPRTFVRIAGHLRKLPALLAPITDVEAKIIGVAKTFLSLRGDQKAAFDTNKRVAGSLRGGAVRFFSPSAAADFSDLIVGEGVETIMSVLDAIPVMNAAACLTAGNLAIFTPPPTVRRLWVAFDNDHAGTGALNALTSRLEKDLIIHAIAPIKNDHNDDLMADAEYFRRRLQSIFSFKARN